Within Cyprinus carpio isolate SPL01 chromosome A7, ASM1834038v1, whole genome shotgun sequence, the genomic segment TTGACAGTGTTGAGGATCTGGCTCGATTTCTTTTGAACAGCCACTACATTGGAACTAAGTCTGTGGCTGCTCTTACTGTGATGACCAGTTCCCCCTCAGGTACAGTAAACTTGTAATAGCCCAGCAGATGACTCCATGTACCTAAACTTGCAAATGTCTCCACCTTGTGGCTAACAAGCACAAGATAATGGCTATAATAATTGcatgttttggggaaaaaatcatgtttttttttttttgtacgtgaTTAATATTCTATAATcagttctctttttttccccacaggaACAAAGATGTCCATTCAGTCATCTGCATTTGCTCCCACAACTGATGCACACTCATTCCAACCTCAGGTTAAAACCCTGGTCTCACCCTCCATAGATGCCAAACAGCAGCTACAAAGGAAGATCCAGAAGAAGCAGCAAGAACAGAAACTGCATTCTCCACTCCCTGGTGAAGCTCAGGCCAGGAGGGCAGATGGGGGCATAACTCCTGGGGCAAGGACAGGCATACCCTGTGGAAGTCCTGCTCTTCTCTCGCCACAACCTATTGGTTTTGTGGTTGCAGCTGTTTCAAGCCCCATCACGGTAAACTATGATTTTTacacaaaagtaaaacaatattacaaatgacacaattcaatttaatttaatttaatgtttaatttaaatgagcACCTGTTGTTTAACTATTTTTTGTCATTCCTCTTTTGCATTTCTTGCAGGTTCAGAGGAGCAGACAGTTGATGTCTCCTAGCCCTGTTCCAATGGCAGCTGCAGACAGCAAAGTTCTTCCTGTAAATTTTCAAGTGGTTACTCAGTCAGTGCAGCCTGTAAAGCAGTGCCCCAAGACACCTCAAAACATCTCGGCCAGTCCGATAAGTGACCGGTCAGCCCATCACCGGTATGCCCAAATCCTGCCCAAACCATCTGCCTCAAGTGGCATAACCCTGCGCTCACCAACACTGCTCATCACTAACAGCCCCATTAAGACTGTAATGTCAACTCCGCATGTCAGTTCGGTCAATGTAGTCAAGATGACAACCATATCTCTGGGCTCTAATGGCAGTGGGACCAGCACACCAGCCGATACCCCTGCCAGCAACAAAGTCAGACCTGCATCGGCTGGAATTGCCAACCTCAACAACGATCCACAGCCAGTCACACGTGTTCGCAGTGGGTCTATAGCTGCAATGCCATCTGTTTTGGAAAGATCAGGGCGCTCAACAACCAAAACATTGGTCATCgacactaaaacaaatactgaagcCATAATTGGAAGTAGTCAAGAGCTGGGTGGCACAAGTAGACAGGCAACCTATCCGGATGCCGCTGGTGGTGGTGTACAGTGGTCAGGAAAGCTCAAACCCAGAGCAGCTAGCGTACCCACTCCTCTTGACAAGGGCTCTCTGGGATTGGACACTCTAACAGGGACCAAATGCAATGAGAGGACACTTTTTAGTGTCTCAACTCTGGCTGCTGGCAGCAATAAATCATCCAACACTAATGAAAGCACTTTGTATCAAAACACAAGTAGCTCTCTGTCAAACAGTGGTAATGCGGTTGTGACAACTCCCAAAGATGCAGTGTTGGCATCCAAGAGCGCTCACAAAAGACCTGGCTTATACACTGATTTGAGCCCAACACCTGTTAAAAAAGCCCACATTTCTGTGCTACCAGCCGGTGGATCCGACGGACTAAAGTCAAACATAATGGCAAAGCAAAGTCCAAGATCAAGTACTCCAATAAGTCCGGAAAGTGCACCTCTCACAGCCATAGGCAAAGCTACTGCAGGTCCGGTCAGGAATACTGGCTTCCAGACAGTTCACAGGCCACAAAGCATCTCCCAGGGAAGATGGGAAGGAGCTTCATCAATAACAGATTATAGAGTTCCTGTCTACTCTACAGCAAGTCAGGATACTTCAGTGGGAAATATCATGTTTCAGACTGTTTGCAGACCTCGCAGCATCTCCCAAGGGAGATGTGAAGGATCTTCAATAGGTATCGAAGGTAGAGCTGAGGTCACCCGTACTGTTAGCGCTCCAGGTCAAGCATTGCTACAACAAGTAACAAAAAACTCACAGGATTTGCTTATAGACCAGTCTGTGTCTTCTGCAGTATTTGAACTAAAGACTGGATTTTGGGATAGGGAGCTGCAAGATGGCACTCAACAACATCAAGACGTTTATGGCCCACAAATGGGGTTTGAGCCAAAGCAAATGTCCACATCAGTGATGGAGCCCCTTCCTGCAATTGCTCAAGCCTCTCCTTCCAGCCAGCAGGTTCAAATGAGTGACTATGGAACACAGGCCAATCTTGGCTACTTTCCCTTTAATGACGATGACATGACCCAGGATAGCATTGTTGAGGAACTTGTACAAATGGAAGAGCAGATGAAAATTAACAAtagcatgcaaagtttcagcAACTGTGTGGATAATTCACTGCAAGGCCAGCAACAAACCATGCAGACTACCATGATGTCTACCCTCCAGACCAACACCCTGTACTGCAGCTCTGCTCAGAGCAGTAGCACCCCAATCCAAACACCCACCCCAACACCTACTCCCACTTCAGAGATGATAGGAAGTGGCCAGGGTTTGATGCATGAAAGCCCCTGTTCACGCTTAGTCCCTACCACTCCGGTCGACAGTGCTCTTGGAAGTAGTCGACAAACTCCTATTGGCACGCCACACTCCAACTGCAGCAGTAGTGTCCCACCAAGCCCTGTAGAATGCAGGAACCCTTTTGCCTTTACTCCTATTAACTCCAGCATTACTGGTTACCATGATGGAAGTACTGTCTCCTCGAGCCCCGTCAAGCCCATGCAAAGACCAATGGCCACACATCCAGATAAGACTAAACTGGAATGGATGAACAGTGGGTACAGCAACAGTGGTGGGAACTCCAACAATGGCATTAGCATTCTTCCAAGCTACCAAGACCTAGTAGATGACCACTTTCGAAAGCCTCACGCCTTCGCCATCCCAGGCCAGACCTGTCAGTCACAAACCAGACATCATGACTCCCATATTAGCCGCTTGACACCCATTTCGCCTGTCCAGCAGCAAGTGGCAAGCATGGCTAGCCTCAACAAGAAAGAGGGTTTTGCTGTCCCAGCACCCCTTGACAACAAGGCCAGCACTTCCTCCTCAGGGTCTGGAACATTTAGATGCCGCAGCGTTAGCCCAGCAGTCAGGCAGCGCAACTTGAGTGGGACCCAAGGTCCCAATGTTCCCCAATCTGTGGTCTCTCCTTTCAACTCACCCATAACACCTGAAGTGCTAAACATCTTTTCTAACAGTGACCCTGATGCAAGCATCAGCAGCATGGCACAGAGGAGTCAGTCTGTTCCAGTGACTGTGATGATGCAGTCTGAGGTTCTACCCATGCAAGCAGGCCAGCAGATAAATACCAAAAACATCACCAATGTCCTGATCAACAAAATGGATGGCGATGGAGATGACTCTGTACGTGGCCTCGGAATCAACAACATGCCGTCCAATTACACTGCCCGCATGAATCTCACCCAGATTCTGGAGACCACCACAGTGCCCAGCTTCCCTGGTAGTGCCAGCCACCAAGCTCTGATCTCGCCTTGTTCATCAGCCTTTGAGTCCCAGAAGCCTGGTTACCTCATGAGAAATGCCAGGGAGGAGCCGATGAGCTTCTCTGTACATGAAAGCCAAGCACAATCAGCCTCAGAGGAGCACCAGCTgccacaacagcagcagcagcacttaGGTAGACGGCAGCTCCTTGGGCAGGAACAACAGAGTCAGGCCATGCTGTTGCCTCTACAGCAAAACCTccgacaacatcaacatcagcaCCAGCAACCCTTGGATTTAGACCGAACTGTTAAAGATCTTTTACATGAGGAAAGCTTGAAGGCTTGCTCACATCTTGTGGGTCAAGGATCAGAGCTCAGTGCTGGGAGTTCAGAGTTTTCCAGCGATATGCGACTAACCTCTGAGCTCACTGGTAGCATAAATGACTTAAATACATTGGACACCAACCTTCTTTTTGACCCCAGTCAGCAGCAAGGACAATATGAAGACTCAACACTGGAAGAACTGAAGAACGACCCACTTTTTCAACAGATATGCAGCGAGACTGTAAATTCTGCTGGCTTTGACTGGTTGGAGAGCAAAGACCAGGCAACCGTAGAAATGTTGGGTTAATTTGtgctattgtgtttttttgatatttGGATCGGTttctatgtatgtatttttgaaatcTCATCAGCGTATGTATTCATCTCGTTGTGCAGCACCTACTACTATAAGCCCCTGGACGTC encodes:
- the LOC109068634 gene encoding DNA-binding protein RFX7-like isoform X2, producing the protein MSSSRTQQLHAFSWIRNHLEEHPETSLPKQEVYDEYKSYCDSLVYHVLSAADFGKIMKNVFPNMKARRLGIRGKSKYCYSGLRKKAFVHMPSLPNLDLHKSGDGCEVFEPTGQLSSAEDEVRMAACGLVCEWAQKVLSRQFDSVEDLARFLLNSHYIGTKSVAALTVMTSSPSGTKMSIQSSAFAPTTDAHSFQPQVKTLVSPSIDAKQQLQRKIQKKQQEQKLHSPLPGEAQARRADGGITPGARTGIPCGSPALLSPQPIGFVVAAVSSPITVQRSRQLMSPSPVPMAAADSKVLPVNFQVVTQSVQPVKQCPKTPQNISASPISDRSAHHRYAQILPKPSASSGITLRSPTLLITNSPIKTVMSTPHVSSVNVVKMTTISLGSNGSGTSTPADTPASNKVRPASAGIANLNNDPQPVTRVRSGSIAAMPSVLERSGRSTTKTLVIDTKTNTEAIIGSSQELGGTSRQATYPDAAGGGVQWSGKLKPRAASVPTPLDKGSLGLDTLTGTKCNERTLFSVSTLAAGSNKSSNTNESTLYQNTSSSLSNSGNAVVTTPKDAVLASKSAHKRPGLYTDLSPTPVKKAHISVLPAGGSDGLKSNIMAKQSPRSSTPISPESAPLTAIGKATAGPVRNTGFQTVHRPQSISQGRWEGASSITDYRVPVYSTASQDTSVGNIMFQTVCRPRSISQGRCEGSSIGIEGRAEVTRTVSAPGQALLQQVTKNSQDLLIDQSVSSAVFELKTGFWDRELQDGTQQHQDVYGPQMGFEPKQMSTSVMEPLPAIAQASPSSQQVQMSDYGTQANLGYFPFNDDDMTQDSIVEELVQMEEQMKINNSMQSFSNCVDNSLQGQQQTMQTTMMSTLQTNTLYCSSAQSSSTPIQTPTPTPTPTSEMIGSGQGLMHESPCSRLVPTTPVDSALGSSRQTPIGTPHSNCSSSVPPSPVECRNPFAFTPINSSITGYHDGSTVSSSPVKPMQRPMATHPDKTKLEWMNSGYSNSGGNSNNGISILPSYQDLVDDHFRKPHAFAIPGQTCQSQTRHHDSHISRLTPISPVQQQVASMASLNKKEGFAVPAPLDNKASTSSSGSGTFRCRSVSPAVRQRNLSGTQGPNVPQSVVSPFNSPITPEVLNIFSNSDPDASISSMAQRSQSVPVTVMMQSEVLPMQAGQQINTKNITNVLINKMDGDGDDSVRGLGINNMPSNYTARMNLTQILETTTVPSFPGSASHQALISPCSSAFESQKPGYLMRNAREEPMSFSVHESQAQSASEEHQLPQQQQQHLGRRQLLGQEQQSQAMLLPLQQNLRQHQHQHQQPLDLDRTVKDLLHEESLKACSHLVGQGSELSAGSSEFSSDMRLTSELTGSINDLNTLDTNLLFDPSQQQGQYEDSTLEELKNDPLFQQICSETVNSAGFDWLESKDQATVEMLG
- the LOC109068634 gene encoding DNA-binding protein RFX7-like isoform X1, giving the protein MAEDQQQSGPGVTLGPLTLPSAVQGLQGAEANALQLKIKDSICKTVQSKVDCILQDVEKLTDIEKLYLYLKLPSGPSSGSEKNEQSSMSSSRTQQLHAFSWIRNHLEEHPETSLPKQEVYDEYKSYCDSLVYHVLSAADFGKIMKNVFPNMKARRLGIRGKSKYCYSGLRKKAFVHMPSLPNLDLHKSGDGCEVFEPTGQLSSAEDEVRMAACGLVCEWAQKVLSRQFDSVEDLARFLLNSHYIGTKSVAALTVMTSSPSGTKMSIQSSAFAPTTDAHSFQPQVKTLVSPSIDAKQQLQRKIQKKQQEQKLHSPLPGEAQARRADGGITPGARTGIPCGSPALLSPQPIGFVVAAVSSPITVQRSRQLMSPSPVPMAAADSKVLPVNFQVVTQSVQPVKQCPKTPQNISASPISDRSAHHRYAQILPKPSASSGITLRSPTLLITNSPIKTVMSTPHVSSVNVVKMTTISLGSNGSGTSTPADTPASNKVRPASAGIANLNNDPQPVTRVRSGSIAAMPSVLERSGRSTTKTLVIDTKTNTEAIIGSSQELGGTSRQATYPDAAGGGVQWSGKLKPRAASVPTPLDKGSLGLDTLTGTKCNERTLFSVSTLAAGSNKSSNTNESTLYQNTSSSLSNSGNAVVTTPKDAVLASKSAHKRPGLYTDLSPTPVKKAHISVLPAGGSDGLKSNIMAKQSPRSSTPISPESAPLTAIGKATAGPVRNTGFQTVHRPQSISQGRWEGASSITDYRVPVYSTASQDTSVGNIMFQTVCRPRSISQGRCEGSSIGIEGRAEVTRTVSAPGQALLQQVTKNSQDLLIDQSVSSAVFELKTGFWDRELQDGTQQHQDVYGPQMGFEPKQMSTSVMEPLPAIAQASPSSQQVQMSDYGTQANLGYFPFNDDDMTQDSIVEELVQMEEQMKINNSMQSFSNCVDNSLQGQQQTMQTTMMSTLQTNTLYCSSAQSSSTPIQTPTPTPTPTSEMIGSGQGLMHESPCSRLVPTTPVDSALGSSRQTPIGTPHSNCSSSVPPSPVECRNPFAFTPINSSITGYHDGSTVSSSPVKPMQRPMATHPDKTKLEWMNSGYSNSGGNSNNGISILPSYQDLVDDHFRKPHAFAIPGQTCQSQTRHHDSHISRLTPISPVQQQVASMASLNKKEGFAVPAPLDNKASTSSSGSGTFRCRSVSPAVRQRNLSGTQGPNVPQSVVSPFNSPITPEVLNIFSNSDPDASISSMAQRSQSVPVTVMMQSEVLPMQAGQQINTKNITNVLINKMDGDGDDSVRGLGINNMPSNYTARMNLTQILETTTVPSFPGSASHQALISPCSSAFESQKPGYLMRNAREEPMSFSVHESQAQSASEEHQLPQQQQQHLGRRQLLGQEQQSQAMLLPLQQNLRQHQHQHQQPLDLDRTVKDLLHEESLKACSHLVGQGSELSAGSSEFSSDMRLTSELTGSINDLNTLDTNLLFDPSQQQGQYEDSTLEELKNDPLFQQICSETVNSAGFDWLESKDQATVEMLG